From the Primulina tabacum isolate GXHZ01 chromosome 15, ASM2559414v2, whole genome shotgun sequence genome, one window contains:
- the LOC142526348 gene encoding dynamin-related protein 3A-like has product MAEEQAAAAAAAASGGNSSAATPLCHSVIPIVNKLQDIFAQVGSQSMIELPQVAVVGSQSSGKSSVLEALVGRDFLPRGNDICTRRPLVLQLQQTKKKTDGADEEWGEFLHLPGKKFFDFNEIRKEIQADTEREAGRNKGVSDKQIRLKIFSPNVLDITLVDLPGLTKVPVGDQPSDIEARIRTMIMSYIKIQSCLILAVSPANSDLANSDALQMAGIADPDGNRTIGVITKLDIMDRGTDARNFLLGKVIPLQLGYVGVVNRSQEDILLNRSIKDALMAEEKFFRSRPVYNDLADRCGVPQLAKKLNQILVQHIKTILPGLKARISAALVSVAKEHASYGEITESKAGQGALLLNILSKYSEAFSSMIEGKNEEMSTSELSGGARIHYIFQNIFVKCLEDVDPCAHLTDDDIHTAIQNATGPKSALFVPEVPFEVLIRRQIARLLDPSLQCARFIYDELIKMSHRCMVNELQRFPVLRKRMDEVVGNFLREGLEPSETMIGHIVEMEMDYINTSHPNFIGGNKALEIALQQNKSSKFAAPIPRQKDAVELEKVPNSEKNVKSRAILSRLVNGIVPEQGIRPVADVEKTAPSVSNAGSTWGMSSIFGGHDNRTSVEDNSTSKPFNGHVMNLEQSFSMIHLREPPSVLRPSEAQSDHETIEIAVTKLLLRSYYDIVRKNIEDSVPKAIMHFLVNHTKRELHNVFIKKLYRDNLLEEMLQEPDEVAMKRKRTRESLRVLQQAFRTLDELPLEAESVERGYSLSTDPTGLPRIPGLPTSSFYNTTSGSTESYSASSKNPKSRKSSHSGELHSPFYGNSDSNGAGRNSVTGVYHSVDI; this is encoded by the exons ATGGCGGAAGAGCAAGCGGCGGCGGCGGCAGCGGCAGCGTCCGGCGGTAATTCGTCGGCGGCGACGCCGTTATGTCACTCTGTCATACCTATAGTGAACAAGCTGCAGGATATATTTGCGCAAGTCGGCAGCCAGTCAATGATCGAATTGCCGCAGGTGGCGGTGGTCGGTAGCCAGAGTAGCGGCAAATCCAGTGTGTTGGAGGCGCTGGTGGGCCGCGATTTCCTGCCTCGCGGCAATGATATCTGCACTCGACGCCCTCTTGTGCTGCAACTGCAGCAGACTAAGAAGAAGACAGATGGAGCGGACGAGGAATGGGGGGAGTTCTTGCATTTGCCGGGGAAGAAGTTCTTTGATTTTAATGAAATCCGGAAGGAAATTCAG gcTGATACAGAGAGAGAAGCAGGGAGAAACAAGGGTGTTTCAGACAAACAGATTCGTTTAAAGATTTTTTCACCAAATGTTCTTGACATAACTCTTGTGGATCTACCAGGACTAACAAAAGTTCCTGTTGGTGACCAGCCTTCTGATATTGAAGCTCGCATTAGAACTATGATAATGTCATACATTAAAATTCAAAGTTGTTTGATACTGGCTGTATCGCCTGCAAATTCAGATCTAGCAAACTCAGATGCCCTTCAGATGGCTGGAATTGCTGATCCTGATG GTAATAGAACTATTGGTGTAATTACGAAG ttggatattatggACAGAGGTACTGATGCCCGCAACTTTTTGCTTGGAAAAGTGATTCCTCTTCAGCTCGGTTATGTAGGTGTTGTGAATCGTAGTCAAGAG GACATTCTCTTGAATCGGAGCATCAAGGATGCACTTATGGCAGAGGAGAAATTTTTTCGCAGCCGACCA GTATACAATGACCTTGCCGATCGCTGTGGAGTTCCTCAGTTGGCCAAGAAGTTGAACCAG ATTCTGGTGCAGCATATTAAGACAATTCTTCCAGGGTTGAAGGCTCGGATAAGTGCTGCTCTTGTTTCTGTTGCAAAAGAGCATGCAAGCTATGGAGAGATTACTGAATCtaag GCTGGCCAGGGAGCACTATTGCTCAACATTCTTTCAAAATATTCTGAAG CATTTTCTTCGATGATAGAAGGAAAAAATGAAGAAATGTCAACATCCGAGTTGTCTGGCGGGGCAAGAATCCATTACATTTTCCAAAACATATTTGTGAAGTGCTTAGAG GATGTGGATCCATGTGCTCATTTAACAGATGATGACATCCACACTGccattcaaaatgcaacgggtCCCAAATCTGCATTGTTTGTGCCAGAA GTTCCCTTTGAAGTTCTTATTCGGAGACAAATAGCTCGCCTGCTGGATCCAAGTCTTCAGTGTGCTAGATTTATTTACGATGAGCTAATCAAG ATGAGCCATCGCTGTATGGTTAATGAATTGCAGCGTTTTCCAGTTCTCAGAAAGCGTATGGATGAGGTTGTTGGAAATTTTTTGAGAGAAGGTCTTGAACCATCGGAGACAATGATAGGACACATTGTGGAAATGGAG ATGGATTACATAAACACTTCCCATCCAAATTTTATTGGTGGGAATAAAGCTTTGGAGATCGCATTGCAACAGAACAAGTCGTCGAAGTTTGCTGCTCCAATTCCCAGGCAAAAG GATGCAGTAGAGTTAGAGAAAGTACCAAATTCAGAAAAAAACGTAAAGTCTCGTGCTATTCTTTCTCGACTGGTAAATGGTATTGTTCCTGAGCAG GGCATTCGACCAGTTGCAGATGTTGAAAAAACTGCACCATCTG TTAGCAATGCTGGTTCAACCTGGGGAATGTCTTCGATCTTTGGTGGGCATGACAACCGGACGTCTGTTGAAGATAATTCAACTAGCAAACCATTCAATGGACATGTTATGAACTTGGAGCAGAGTTTTTCGATGATTCATTTGAGAGAG CCCCCTTCTGTATTAAGGCCCTCAGAAGCTCAGTCAGATCATGAGACCATTGAGATTGCTGTTACCAAGCTGTTGTTGAGATCATATTATGACATTGTCCGGAAGAACATTGAGGATTCAGTACCGAAAGCAATCATGCATTTTCTG GTAAACCACACCAAGCGGGAGCTCCACAATGTATTCATCAAAAAGCTTTACAG GGACAACTTGCTCGAAGAGATGTTACAGGAGCCAGACGAGGTAGCCATGAAGAGAAAGCGTACCCGGGAGTCACTTCGGGTCCTGCAGCAAGCTTTCCGG ACGTTGGATGAATTACCACTTGAAGCTGAGTCAGTCGAAAGGGGATACAGCTTGAGCACTGACCCAACAGGCCTGCCAAGGATCCCCGGGCTTCCCACCTCATCCTTTTATAACACTACCAGTGGTTCCACAGAATCGTACTCCGCGTCTTCCAAAAACCCGAAGTCACGAAAGTCATCACATTCTGGGGAGCTCCACTCACCATTTTACGGCAATTCCGATTCCAATGGTGCTGGACGTAATTCTGTTACCGGTGTATATCATTCAGTTGACATCTAG